In Solanum lycopersicum chromosome 5, SLM_r2.1, the following are encoded in one genomic region:
- the LOC101245056 gene encoding uncharacterized protein, producing MAVSIPVLVIVIALHLIAFVLAVGAERRRSTAKVVPDEYDERAYCVYGTDASTAYGLAAFGLLLISQTLVNGITKCLCFGRGMMGGSSTTCAIFFFVFSWVSFLGAEACLLAGSAKNAYHTKYRAVFQVENLSCSTLRKGVFAAGAALTLLSMIGSIFYYWIHSKADTGGWQKHQNEGLGMAASNYTESTERKG from the exons ATGGCGGTTTCTATTCCTGTTCTTGTGATTGTTATTGCACTTCATCTCATTGCTTTTGTTCTTGCTGTCGGTGCTGAACGACGTCGTAGCACG GCGAAAGTTGTACCGGATGAGTATGATGAACGGGCGTACTGTGTATATGGAACGGATGCTTCTACAGCCTATGGATTGGCGGCATTTGGTTTACTTCTGATTAGCCAAACGTTGGTTAACGGCATTACCAAGTGCTTGTGTTTTGGAAGAGGAATGATGGGTGGCAGTTCTACTACTTGtgccattttcttttttgtcttcTCCTG GGTTAGTTTTTTAGGAGCAGAAGCATGCTTATTGGCAGGATCAGCAAAGAATGCATACCATACAAAGTATCGCGCGGTTTTCCAAGTTGAAAACTTGTCATGTTCCACCCTCCGAAAAGGTGTATTTGCTGCTGGCGCTGCCCTgacgttattatcaatgattggATCCATTTTCTACTACTGGATACACTCGAAGGCTGATACCGGTGGATGGCAAAAACACCAAAACGAAGGACTTGGAATGGCAGCATCTAACTATACCGAATCTACTGAAAGAAAAGGCTGA